Genomic DNA from Carettochelys insculpta isolate YL-2023 chromosome 15, ASM3395843v1, whole genome shotgun sequence:
gagctttcgtgggacagacccacttcttcagatctgaagaggtgggtctgtcccacgaaagctcatcaccgaataaatcattttgttagtctttaaagtactacatttctgctgttttgttctgttggcGTGCAGATTAACACAGTtatttctctgttactacatTCATtgtatgttcatctatgtgtctgttTCTGGGTGCTGACCCTacaaggggaggggatgggggaaggtaagtgtgtcagcagagctgggcatggaAGATCAAAGACAATAAGGCAGGTTAGCAGTTGCAGCCAATTCCCCGCTCCTTGCTGGAAGGGAGCACCACATGGCATCTCCACGAGCACATTGCCCTGAACATGTCCATGGCGGATGAACCTGCGAGTGGCCAAGCAGAGGGACTCAAGAACTGGGATGATGAAGTGGGCAATAAGACAACCCCTGTGTTTTCTGTTCTCTCTTTGGGTGTGTTATCCTCGCTCCCCCCAGTGGGACTCCAACACACCCTTTTGGCATGAGTCTCGTCCCAGCTTAATGAGCCACAACAGCACCAGAGGTTCTGTCTTTTGTACCTCTGCCCCTTCCAAGAGATGGCCTACAAAAAGGTGAGTCTCCCTGAGTTTGCTTTAAGAAAAGACCCAgattccccagccagcagctgtgttaGTCACTCCAGTCCTGCAGCCAGTCCAGAGGTGCTAGGAAAACTCCCAGTATGCTGTATGTCCCACCAGCTGCAAAGGAAAATCACCTGTGAGGTTGTTGAGAAGCCAAAGACACTCCTGCACTAGGAACGGGTGCGGCTGCAGGAAGTGCTGCATGAACAGAAACAAAGCCACCAGGAGGCGCTCATCCTGGATCTGCAGGTTGCAGCTCTCAGGCTCCTCTTCTGCAAGCAGGTTGCCGAGACACCGGACCATGGGACAGACGAGCTGAAACGGTAAGAACGGCAGCCTGGGCGTCCCCCTTGGGCACAGTAGTGCTTCCGACAGCAGAGGCCTGGAGCATGGCTCTGCTGACCAGCCAAGGACCTGTGTGGCCTCCACTTACCAACTCCAGGCCCTCGGTCGTGCCTTTTGACATAGTGGAAGCCAGTTCCAGCACGAGTTGCGCCAGCGTTGGCACGATCCCCTGGGAGATTAACAGCCTGTTGTTCACCTGGCTACGAAGGGGAAGGAACAGTGGTGAATCCACGCAATGAACCCAGCACCACTCAGCCTCCTCGCCTCCGTGCCCCAGCTGGTTTGTCTGGGTCCCCAGCTACGAGATGGGGGGGTTGAAGTCGTTCCACAGCCTCTCAAGGCAAAACTGACAGAAGGGgttttgctctgatcctacagaGCAGGTCCCCAAAGGGCCCCAGTGGACTCCAGGACATTTTAGCCCAGACGGGGAACGCCTCAAAGTGAAAAATATGTGGAAACAGAGAGTTCCAGGTCTCTGGGGctggcccttccccaccccacccagcaagCTGTCTCCTGCCACAGTGAGATTGCTGATTGCACCGAGGAaggccagcagcaggactgggCAAGAGCCTCATCTCAAACCAAAAGCAAAGGCGCCCAGGTTCCCCGCACCTGCTGGCTCTGGGCCGGGAGGACAGACAGGCGGAGGAGGGGACGCTCAAAGGGGAGGGCAGCTTTAGGGCACTGCAGAATCGTAGGGATAGGAACGGTCTTCAGCTCGGCGTCGGGACCATGAGACAGGGTGTGCCACCGAGCGTCAGGCCAGCAGGGATCCCCACACACCCTGAACACCACAGGCCTCTCCCAGCACCTGCGCCCTGACCACAGCTGCCAAAATTAGCCCCCAAGAGACTCAACGATTTTGTGCCACAGGTGGAGAACAGGAGCGACCATGGGGCACcgatgccccaggccctgcaaggGCAGGGAAATTATTAAGTGGGATATACCCAGAGCTTCCTGGCACGTGATCCACACCTCACGGACGAACCACCCCCTACCCCGGCTCACTGCCAAGCTCTTCGCAGCAGTCCCACTACCTCAGGGTACTAACAGGGTGTAAAACCACAGAGGATAGAGCCATGCACATGCCAGGGACATCTCCACCTCCCAGGCACTCGGCTCTCCCCCAGGGAACACAGAGTGAGGTCGCCTGGGAGCTGAAGCACCTGGCCAAGGATGCTAAGGAGCAGCTCTCTCCATTCCTGGCCCCTGGGGTCAGGGCCTCGCTTTCGTCCCGGGGTCTGCCAGCCCCGGGCAACTTTGAGCAGTAAGTACTAGCAGCACTCACCTACACACAATGTAATGAAGACACCAAGCAAACTCCACGGCAACTCCCATTcccagctgcaggctggagctGACCAGTCGAAGCATGTGCTGCGGGAGAGCGGAGTCCAGGACCAAGCTGGGGCGGGAGAGGGGCGTTAAGAGGAACGGGGTCGAAGGAGGGATGGAGCAGACTATACAAACAACACTGCCATGTACAGGGCGAAGcctgggctgtgtggggagggtacTGCACAGCTCCCCCCGAGCTGCTGGGGTTCACGGCACTCCAGGTGCTCCCAAAGCACCAAACAGGAGAGAAAACATGGCCTCGCGCCCCCGGCAGTGCTCGGAGAACGGGGCAGGACTCATCAGCCGAGGGGGAAAGCGGGGTCTGCTGTAGATAGGTACCAGGATGTTCCCATTTGTCAAGGAGGCCGGAGCTCCAGTAACGCGAAAGGAGTCAGGGATCTCAGTCTGGGTCTCTGGGGTCAAGCGCCCAAGTCGGggacagctgcacagctggcacaGCCACCCCCGGCAGCGGCGGGCCCCAGAGGCCTTGGTGCCTCACCTCAGCTCCTCCCTAGAAGGGTCCTTCCCAGGAAGCTCAGCAGGGTGTTGGGGGCCGAGCCTGCCCTGACGCTACACACGCTCTAATACGTGGGGGTAGCTGGCCTCTGGTCAAGCCAGCTCCTTTTGGAGGCCATGAGCTCAATAGGAAGCAGTGTCTCTCCCTGGGACCGCTCTGTTTCACGCAGCCCCTGCCAGTGGCTGAAATCTGATTAGCTAAAGGCTCAGGGACAATTGTCCTGATCTGCACAGCACTTCAGGGCcgtgccaggctgctgctctgaCATTTAATGCCAGAGAGGTAACATAGGACAGGTCCTCGCCCAAGGCAGGCACACGCCACACTCAGCCACGTGTCCCGTCCAGACACCAGGGGTAGATGAGGGGAAAGCGGTGCTTACGGTGTGATCTCGGCAGGGGCTTCCCTGGCCTGCAGGAGCTGCGAGAGGAGGTAGCCCAGGCCTTCCAGCACTGCCACGTGAGGGGACTGAAATCAGAGAGCGCGAGGCTGAGCCACTGGAACAAAGCCAGCAGCTCCGAGCGCTGACGAGGGAAGCGTGGACGTGCAAAACGTCAGCATGGAGCAGAGAGGCTGACCTCGGCTCTGCCCGCCCCGCCAGGAAGCGGGGCCGGGTCAGTCGCATGAATTCTTCGTGACAGCACTAAGCTGCTAGCTTAAGAACGCAGGGAAACAGCCTCCTGCTTGGCCAGCCACAGAGGAAGAGCAGAGGACAGGCCGGACACTCACCTGGATGCAGGATGCCAGAGCTGGAATAACACCTTGAGGTAAAAGCTGCTTCCTCACTGCCTCGCTCTCCACTGCCATGTTCCCCAGCGTGTACAAACACAGCTCCTAAAGCCACCCGGGAGACCACAGTCACTCTCCTCATGCGCCcgccgctcccacccagctggaCTTGCCAACTTCAGTACCTTTGCGTCACCCACAGATCTGGAGccctcctgggcaccccccaGTGCACTAATAAATATATTACCCACACCAGAGCTAACGTGGAACCAGGAGGCACGTGGGTGTCACCTCTGCCATGGCGAAACCCAGCCCGTGATTCCTACTCTTCATGTTATGTCATTTAGCCCAGTGTGGATCAGACAATATTTGGCCTTTTACCTCTGATTATTTAACCTCTTTAGTAGCCTCTTATGAAGGGCTTTGTCAAAAGCCTTTTATAGTCTAAATACATTGTGTCAAGCAGTTCTCTTTTATCCACTGTAGAGATGCCTCCCACAGAGGGCCCAGCATGTACTGTTCCGCccttggccaggccaggccatggATGGAGCTCCTGGGGTCTCCACCAAATGCAGCTCTGTCCTGTAAGAGGGCAGCAAAGGGCTCTAGTGGAGATCTCTGGGGGCTGCATCTGGCCAACAGCCGACTTTTCGGCTGCACAATCACAGAAATCCAACCACTAAGGAAACCCAGCTGCTGCACGAACCAGGGAGAACCGTAGGCCTGCATCTTACCGTGAGTTCGACACTGTGTCCAGAGAGATAGGTCAGGAGATAGGAGGTTGCTGGCAAACAGGCCTCAGCCACCGCTGGCTCACTGGAATGGGAGAGTTCGTGCAGACAGCGAGCTGCCTCCATCTGTACGTCGGCCAAGCTGCTGGTGAAGAGCCCGACCAGCACCCGCATGCTGCCTTCCAGCCTGTAGGAGCACAGCGGGTGTCACAGCTTTCTGCGGCTCCTTCCCCAAACAGACACACCCCTCCCGCCTGGACGTCCCAGGGCCACAAAGGCAGGTACTAAAACACGCCCAGTTAATACGCTGGCCTGGCCACTCCTCGACCACTTGACTTGAAAGGGCCAGGTTAATTCCTGCTCTCACAGCTCGGACCTCAGTCACACAGGGCTGGACTTGCTACTGACTTTGCCCCACTTCTTTTACTACAgtccctctttctccctctctcgtTTTCTCTCCTTGAGCAGCCAGATTTGCTGCCTTCTGAAGTCACTCTGCCCCTCCGGTGTGGCATGGCAGAGTGCTGAGCCGGCTGTCCCGGACCAGCCAGAAGGGAACTGCGACGCCTGCCAGGCTCTCCTGTAAGAACACACGCAGAACAAAGTCCCCAGCAAACCATGCAGACAGCAGGTTACAGCACACAGCTCTGGGGAGCAAAGTGAAAAACCTCCTGAGAATCCTTGGCAACAGATTTCCCTGTAGATCAAAATCAGGTAGAGTCACATCCTgcaagtgctcagcctccctttGGGatccaacagcagcagctgcctgtccAGCTTCCCCTAGAATCCCCTGTTCCCCTGGGACTCTCCCAGCTCAGCCTCATCCACAAGCCAGCAGAGCACAAAGGCGTTCAGGCCAGGCTGTCTAGGACACTGGCCCACACAAGGTGAGCTCTGATCTCTGGGGAAAGGAAACAGGCCCTGGAAAGGAAGGGACAGAGACACTTTCTGATGCAGTTACATGGGCCACACTCCCAATCACAGCCAAATTTTCCACCTCAATCCATGTCAATCCCTGCTACAGCCCCACCTACGGGGATCCCCACACCCAGGTCCTTGCATGGCCACAACCGAACAGCCCACTGCTGGCACGAACCTTTACAGGCACAGACTAGCCATGCCGCGGGCTGGGCACAGCACGGAagcacagactggctaacctgaCAAATTTCTGCTGAATCTCTCTGTGCTGCAGTCCATGACGAAGGCGGCTCAGCAGTTTCTTCCTCTCCTCTGTCCCCCTCTGGACATCCCTCAGCAGCTGCAAAAGCTGATGGAAAACAAACAGCAGGGTGGGTGTCCAGCACAGCTCCAGGGTAAAACTCCCAGCATGCTCACACTCACGATCGCCCAGCACCGTTCCAAAGGAGAGCGGTACCAACCCTGGCCTCAACACGCTCCACCAGAGCTCTTCTAGCAGGTTGTCAAACGCTTTGGAATCCAACCAGCTCTCTGAACTTAGTATCGTTATTATGATTAACAGAAGGCGAAGGGCAGCGAAAGCCATCGCATCGAATACCTAGCACCAGGGACAAACGATATAAGCCCAGGCTGGgccataatttttgatgggaggccactccaagattttggaaagtggtccAGGTCCACATGCACCTATGGAGGAGATGCGGGGGCTGGGACAGAGCTCGGGGTAGGTCACTGGGGTTCGGGAGAGAATTCTGAcctggggagagggtgcaggaaggagtgcaaagggtgtgagctggggcagggcaggggtgcacCAGGGGTACaaggtccaggagggggcatgggggaaGGCCTGAAGGAGGAGTGTaagagggagtgcagggtctgggagggagctgtgacctgggaTGGTACAGAGGGTTCGGGTGGCGACTTGAGGCAGGGCATTgggagtgcgggggtggggggtgccagatgcaggatctggccaggaggtgcttacctaggcagctcccagctagcagcccagtgggaccctcagtcaggctccctgcctgccacagctccaGGCCACTGAAAGCAGCAGCTTGCTGGGACCATGGACCTCTCTGTGCTgcgtgctcccacccccagcacaatgcCGGGGGCCCAGTGGGCTGTGGGACGCATCCAAcccacaggccatattttgctGCCCCAGTACAAGCCCTTCACCTCCTGCTCCGACAGAGGCTCCGCTGCTATTTCCACTCCAGCCTGCCCATCTCCATTCACCGGGCTGTCATCCCGCAGAAGTCTCTTACTGACCAACTGCTGCTGTCTCCGGGCCTTCCGCAGAGCTGCAAGCAAAGCAACCTCTCATTACTGACAACATGGACAACAAGTTTCCAACCCAGCCAAAAGGCTGCTCTTGTTTGGGATGAGGAGACCCTGATGTTTGTCTCTTCCTATGTAATTTATGGGGAAAACATCCAGACACTAGCACAGATTCTATACAGATGTATTATAATAAATACATACTGTGCACGCAATGGAGTTTGGAGAGGAAAGTCTTAGACTGGCTGTAGATTTAGGAGCTGCAAGTCCAAGGTGAGAAAGGCCTGGCTGATGAGATAGGACTGAAGCAGTGGAATACCTGGGCAGTGTTATGGAGCTAGTGAAAGGCCGCTATGCATAGGTGTGGGGAAAAAGTCCACGAGGGCAAATGAAAGATCTGAACCAGACAAGAAAACAAAGGATGTGTTCGAAGATGCAGCTGTGGCACTTGCTGACTTTTAGACCTCCAGGGGAAGGATGCTGAGATGAAGCCCCTAGTTTACCCGCTCAGGAGCACTCATTAAAGTCTACGAGGAAATACAGCTCAGCATCATCAGGGCGAAAGTCGAACTTCACAAATCACAAGAAGTTCTGCAGTGCCTTAAAGACGAACCCATTggttgattaggtaatgagctttcatggacaagaCCCACCGCATCAGATTTGTAGTTGAGcgtttgtgggcaagacccacttccttgGTTCTGGTGCGGAGCTGGTGAAGGTAGGCAAGGAAGCCGGAGAGGGCCAAGAATGGAAACTTGGGGGCTGTGACCACAGACAGCTTGGCAAAGCGAAGCTGCTCCTGGGGAGAGCACGTAAGCATGTATCTGCCAAAGCGGGTccttccccacgaaagcttatgcgccatgCGCCAAAATGTTTCTTCGtccataaggtgccccaggacttcttgttgttcccgatgatacagacgaacacggctcccGCTCTGGGACATGGAAGCAGTGGAGTCCTGACCAGGAGGAACCAGAGGAGGGGATACAGAAGCTGCGGAGCAGGAGTCAGAGCTCCAGAGCAGCCAAAGAGAAGGGCACAGTCCACGAAAAGAAGGATATTGATAACTACGCAGGGAGAGAACAAGAAGCCCCTGGGCACCTTAGGGACTGACCgatggatattttggagcttaagctttggtgggcaaagacccgaagcgggtctttgcccaccaaagcttaagctccaaaataccCGTCCGTCGGTccctaaggtgccccagggcttctcGCTGGCTTGGAAGCTACAGTCTGAGGGGGGCTCCCCGGggaccccttccccactccagccagtGCAAACCCcacagaaccacagggctggaagggacctcaggaggtcatctagaccagccccctgcttcaatcaggatcaacccccactgagtcatccccgctagaacccaccacctctctagcaacgcattccagcgcctcaccacccgcctggggaaggagtttttcctaatatccagcctactcctccccctctgaaacttcagaccgttgctccttcttctgccacctgacaccactgagaacagcctctcgccctcctctttagtgctccctccaggaagctggaggctgctgttaaatcacccctcagtcttctctgctgcgaactaaacaagcccaaatccctcagtctctcctcgtgCGTCTTGTGCTCCGGCCCCcgaatcattcttgttgcccttcgctgaacctgctccagcacatccgcatcccttttatactggggggcccagcgCTGGACACAATATcccagctgtggcctcccccgtgccgaacagaggggaacaaccactccCCGAGCTCTGAACcccgcggggaaggggccgctgCTGCGCTGGTCCTCGGTGTCGCAGCGCcgcccgcggcccgccggggagcGCCCACGCGGGGCAGGAGCTTCTCCCGCGGCCTGGCTCTTCCCGAGCCCCCGGCGGGGCCGCTGCTCCGGCCGCCCGGCCCCGatcgcgcccggcccggcccggcccgcaccTGACTCCCGCTCCCGCCGGCGGGcccgcagctcctccaggccgCCGGCGCCCGGCCACTCCCGACAGCGCCTCCGGCCCCACATGGCGATCGCGGCCGCGGCGGGGAAGATGGCGGCCGGGGACCGGGCGCTTCCGGGAGTCGGGCCCGGCCGCC
This window encodes:
- the TMCO6 gene encoding transmembrane and coiled-coil domain-containing protein 6 isoform X1, whose amino-acid sequence is MWGRRRCREWPGAGGLEELRARRRERESALRKARRQQQLVSKRLLRDDSPVNGDGQAGVEIAAEPLSEQELLQLLRDVQRGTEERKKLLSRLRHGLQHREIQQKFVRLEGSMRVLVGLFTSSLADVQMEAARCLHELSHSSEPAVAEACLPATSYLLTYLSGHSVELTELCLYTLGNMAVESEAVRKQLLPQGVIPALASCIQSPHVAVLEGLGYLLSQLLQAREAPAEITPLVLDSALPQHMLRLVSSSLQLGMGVAVEFAWCLHYIVCSQVNNRLLISQGIVPTLAQLVLELASTMSKGTTEGLELLVCPMVRCLGNLLAEEEPESCNLQIQDERLLVALFLFMQHFLQPHPFLVQECLWLLNNLTADGPVFCSALLTLDLIPALLHLLPCSQMVTLLALTVLCNIAEKGPAYCHQLHQKAVLPVLVNSLTLPDAQVVGQSLELLNLLFLHLPEAAADFLSHAGLQALDHHQANPQLQERVRALKELYFQPAGAPPASHTSASAAALPTS